TCGGTTACTTAACTGGACCAATGCTCCTATCTATCTTCTGAATGAGGACGGAGCGTTCAAACTGACGATAGAAACCGTAATCGACTACGCCAAGTTTTTCTTTTACTTTGTCCGGGGGGATCTTGGCATGTTCATAATCGTTGAGAAGCCGCAGGATCTAGTGTGGTTGCCGGAGGCAATGGAGGAAGAGAAAGCAGCGGTGGAAAACCTATTGATGCCGGTGACCTATAAGGGGATTGATGAAAAAAATCGCTACGTGTTGAGTTGTACCATCATCTTCAAAGATGCTTTATTTAGGTCTGACATTATCATAGCGCGTGAGGACATCAAGCTGATTGACCCCGATACCAATGAAGAAATAGAAATGAAAAAAGGGGAATTGTTGCTTGCCAACGAGGAATTGTTGTGTGAAGAGCAACAGGTGCCTCTCCAGCCGCCGCCGGACTCGGTTAAAGCGCGGAAACTGGCCGCTAATAAAGCCAGAGAGGATGTTTGTCACGGTTCTGAGGCGGAGAAGTATTACAGAACGCAAGTTGATTTCGGACTAGCGCCAGTGAGTGAACAGGAAGCCAAACGATTTTTAGAGGATATTTACGCCCCGGACTTGTCGAACATATCTGTGGTGCAGGCGGCAGCACTGCCGTTTTTCCGTCGTCGCAAGCTTTACCAATACATTGATAAAACCTTTGAACCAGCGTATGTCTATTATTATCTGTACAAACCAGGAGATGCGCGGCTGATGAATTGGACGACAGAATCTATCAAGGGACTTGTGACTGAGGAATTTAAACTAGAGCCGAGTACGGTTATACCTTATGTGCGGTTCTACAATTTCTTTGTGCGCGGCCAGAATAACCAGTTCATTATTGTTGAAAAACCTGAGGACATCGTTTGGCAGTCGGAGGCGACTGAGGAGGATCAGGTGGAACTAAACAGGCATTTGATTCCCTTGGCTTATCTTGGGATGGACGATAAGTATTATTTGCTGAAAGGTACCGGATTAATAAAGGACATGCTATTTCGTCTGGAGCTGCGAATTCCTTCTGAAAACATGACCATAATTAATCCGGATACGGATTTGCCGATGGAACTGGAGCCGGGGATAGTTATTTTTGCCAATGAGCAGCTAGTCGCCAAGGATCTTAAGGTTGCGATGCATGATTTTCTCCGATAATATTCTTCTGGAGCAGGTAGTCATTAGACTAATAGGACACCTGGGGACGTTCCCTTTTTATCACTGAGCGCCCCTTTTTGTCCCCCGTTTTTATTTTGCTTTCTTTAATAACCGAATGTCGGCTTCGTGTTCAAAGGTACGGTCATTTAGAGCATCAAGTTTGGCCTCTAGCCGGGAGATTTTTTCGGTTTCATGGTAAGTCTTTTCAACCAGATCAAGAAGGGCGGCGTCAGCTTCCTTAAGGTTTTTGATTTCGGCTAAGATTTCTGTTTGGCCTTGTACAAGAGAATTCTGGCCTTGTACAAGAGAACTCTGGCCTTGTACAAGAGAATTCTGGCTTTGTACAAGAGAATTCTGGCCTTGCTCCAAGTCTTTGATGCTAGATTCTAGGCTAACCAGTTTTTCAAGAACTAGTTTTTGGAATTCTTCATTTGTCACCTTAATCCATGCTCCTTTCTTTACTGCCATTATCTTCAGCCTACCGCTAGACTTGAATTTCAATACAAGTATTTGAATTTCAATACAAGACCAGCTTAGCATATTATACGTACGACGTAAATATAATAAGATTGCGACAAAGTCGGTTCGACATTGTCGCAATCTTATTTATATGCTATTATACAATAAACTATTAGGAATTATTCAAGCCCGTATGATATTTTCGCGGTTGCCCGGAAAGGTTTTGATGCCTATCCTTGGTAAGCCGATGCTGGGGCTGCAATTCCGCAAGAGATTATTAGAAGATACTGTTTATAATACAAAGCAAAGGAAGTATCCATATGTATAAAATAGTGGTAGCAGGAACAGGTTACGTCGGCTTGGTTGCAGGCGTCTGTTTCGCCGAAGTTGGCCATCAAGTAACCTGTGTTGATATTGACGAGAAGAAAGTAGATATGATGAAACAAGGTATTTCTCCCATTTATGAGGCTGATCTCGAAGCGTTGATGCGAAAAAATTATGCAGCCGGCAGATTAGACTATACCACTGATTACGCTGCAGCCTACAAAAATCCGGACGCTGTCTTCATTGGCGTGGGAACTCCTGAACAGCCGGACGGTTCTGCCAATCTTTCCTATATAGCATCAGTAGCAAGACAAATTGCGGAAAATATAGAAAAAGACTGCCTGGTTGTGGTAAAATCTACGGTTCCTGTCGGGACAAATGACAAAGTGGAACAGTTTATTAAGGATTTCTTGGTTAATGACGTAAAAGTAGAAGTAGCTTCCAACCCGGAGTTCCTGGCACAAGGAACTGCAGTGCGCGATACGCTGCAAGCGGCAAGAATCATCATCGGAACGGAAAGTAAATGGGCTGAAGAAATGCTTATGAAGATATATGAACCGTTTAATCTGCCCATAGTATCCGTAAGCAGAAGATCGGCGGAGATGATAAAATACGCTTCTAATGATTTCCTCGCTCTTAAGATTTCATATATGAATGACATCGCCAACCTCTGTGAACTGATAGGCGCTGATATTCAGGATGTGGCTCGGGGCATGAGCTTTGATCAACGTATTGGCAGTAAATTTCTCAATGCTGGTATTGGTTATGGCGGCTCATGCTTTCCTAAAGATACGAAAGCACTGGAATATCTGGCAAAACAGAATGGTTACGAGCTAAGAACAATAAAAGCCGCCATTGATGTGAATACTGACCAGAAGACTATATTATATACTAAAGCAAGCAAAAGACTCATTACGTTTAATGGCCTGAAGGTAGCTGTTCTTGGGCTCACATTTAAACCGGGGACTGATGATCTGCGGGAAGCGCCGTCGCTTGAAAATATACCTTTATTATTGGCCCAGGGAGCAGATATTTATGCCTATGACCCTGTTGGTATGGATAATTTTAAAAGAAAGTATCCAGCGGGAAAAAACGGCAGGGGAAGCATACAATATGCTGATAAGGTGGCGGAAGCTTTAGAAGGCGCGAATGTTTGCCTTATCTTTACCGAATGGGGCGAAATAAAAGCTGTAAAACCGGAAGCTTATAAGCAGCTTATGAGAACCCCCTTGGTTTATGACGGCAGGAATATATATGAAATTAAAGCAATGAAGGATGCGGGAGTCGAGTATTATTCTATTGGGCGGAAATAAATATTCCAAGAACTTTTTATAAAGAGCCGAATTTCATCAATGAGAATCAGGCAGTATGTAAAAATACCCTTCTGCCATTAAGCGCAGAAAAGGGTATTTTTACATACTTCAATCATAGTGACCACGACATTGCAGGATATAAATATTTTCATCGTCAAATTTGTAAATAAGCCTATGTTCCGGAGTGATTCTCCTGCTCCATAAGCCTTCTAATTCGTATTTAAGAGGTTCAGGTTTGCCTAGCCCTTCATTTCCGTGCCGTTCAATATCCTTAATTAACTCATGGATCTTCTTTAATACTTTTTTATCCGTGGTTTGCCAATATAGATAGTCTTCCCAGGCAATATCGGTAAAAACTTTATTCATCTTCGATAATTTTTCTGGTTTGGGCTTTGCCTGACTTCAATTGTTCCATTGATTCTAAAAGCCTGTCGTAAGTTTTCTTATTGCTGCGGATAAACAGATTTTCCATAATATTGTTGTATTCAGCTTCTGAAAGCAAAACAACGTTACCGCCTTGCTTGCGGGTAATAACAATTGTTTCAAAATCATTATTCGCTTTATCGCAATAGGTTTTAAAATTTTCCCTTACACTTGAATAGTTTACAGCCAACATGAAATAAACACCTCCTGTACAATATATTGTACAACGAAAAATGCCTTTATGCAACTTTTTTTAATTGCTTGCGAAAAATAAGGGAAAAAGAATTTAGTGGTCTATATGATGGGCCTTAGCGTAAAATAGACATAGACATCCCGCTATGCTAGAATAGAATGAGTAAAATATTGTCGTGACTATCCCTTTACAATATAAAGCAGAAAGGGTAATGATAATGAAAATTATTATTCTCGCCGGCGGCGGGGGAACTCGTCTGTTTCCGCTGTCCCGCACCTGCATGCCCAAACAATTTTTAAAATTGGGCGACGACCATTCGCTGTTGGCGCAGACAGTGAAACGTTTTCTGCCCCTGGTTAAGGCAACGGATATCGTGATTGTGACCAACCAGGACTACCTGCACCATGTTAAAGCGGAACTGGCGGCTTGCGGCACTCGCGAAGCCCACATTTTACTTGAGCCGGAAGCCAAAAATACTGCGCCCGCCATAGCTTTGGCAGTGCGCTTTTGTCTGGACGAATTAGGAGTAACCAATGACGAGGTGTTGTTTGTTTCCCCTGCCGATCATATTATCGAACCGGTAGACGTATTCATACAAAGTGTGCGGCGGGCAGTGGAACTGGCCGGGCAGGGCCAGCTGGTCACCTTTGGCGTGAAACCGACAAAACCGGAGACCGGGTACGGCTATATTCAGGCCGGCGAGCCGTTCCAAGCCGGTTATAAAGTACAAAGTTTCCGCGAGAAGCCTGACAGGAAGACGGCCGAGGCTTATCTTGCCGCCGGCAATTATTATTGGAATTCAGGCATGTTTGCTTTTACCGCCGGTTGTATGCTGGAAGAGCTGGAACGGTATCAACCGGAAATCTTCACCCTGGTTTCAAAACCATTTGCCGAAGTAAAAAATAATTTTGCCGCGATGCCCAGTATATCCATCGACTATGCGGTCGCGGAAAAATCAGCGCGGGTTCTCACCGTGCCCCTTGCCGCCGAGTGGAATGACATCGGCTCCTGGGATGCCATTTATGATGTTTTGCCCAAGGATACTGAGGGCAATGCCATCAAAGGCGATTGCATTCCCATTGATTGCAATAACACGCTGATGATGGGCCGCAGCCGGTTGATCGCCGGCATCGGACTGGAAAACCTGCTGGTAGTGGAAACCGACGACGTAATTGTGGTTGCCAAACGGGGAGAATCCCAGAAGGTCAAGGATGTGGTGACTGAACTCAAACGCTGCGGCCGCAAGGAAGTGGATGAACACACCACCATGTACCGCCCGTGGGGAAGCTACACGGTGCTTGGCGAAGGCCCCGGCTACAAGATGAAAAAGATTGTTGTCAATCCCGGCCAGCAGCTAAGCTTGCAGCTGCACTATCACCGCAGTGAGCACTGGATTGTAATCGGCGGTACGGCGAAAGCTACCATCGGCGACAATGAGCAAATGGTGCATGAAAACGAGAGCGTGTTTGTACCCCAATCTACCAGACACCGCTTGGAAAACCCGGGGAGAATCTCTCTGGAAATTATCGAGGTGCAGAACGGCAGCTATCTTGAAGAGGACGACATTGTACGATTTGAAGATATCTATGGCCGGAGTTAAGGGGAGAAAGATCAATGTCGATAGACAAGTTCAAGCGCGACGCATTTAAAGCTTATGACATCCGGGGACGTGTGCCGGATGAATTAAATGAAGCAATGGCTGCCAGAATCGGTATGGCCTTTGTGAAACTGCTGGGCGCCAAAAAAGTGGTTGTGGGCCGGGACGTGCGCCTGTCCAGCGAGCCGCTGGCTCAAGCTGTCGTCAAGGGCTTGAACGACATGGGCTGCGATGTGCTGGATATCGGTTTGTGCGGTACCGAGATGGTGTACTTCGCTGCTTCCCATCTTGGGGCAGACGGCGGCATCATGGTGACAGCCAGCCACAATCCAATGGATTATAATGGTCTGAAGCTGGTGCGGGAGCAGTCTAAGCCCATCAGCGGCGATACCGGATTGCGGGAAATGGAGGAACTGGTTGTAGCCGGCGATCTGGCGGCGGGCTGTGAAGTTTCCCGGGGAAAAGCAGCAAACGTCGATATTATGGCTGAGTATGTCAAGCATCTGATGACCTACGTTAATCCGGCAGCTTTAAAACCCCTTAAGATCGTGGTGAATGCCGGCAACGGCTGTGCCGGTCCTGTCATTGACGCCCTGGAAAAACTTCTTCCTTTCGAGTTTATCAAGGTAAACCATCAGCCGGACGGAACTTTTCCCAACGGCATTCCCAACCCGCTACTGGTGGAAAACCGGGAAGCCACCGCCAAGGTTGTACGGGAAACCGGCGCCGACTTAGGCGTGGCCTGGGATGGAGATTTTGACCGATGCTTTTTGTTCGACGAAAAAGGCGGCTTTATCGAAGGTTACTACATTGTCGGCTTGTTGGGGGCGGCCTTTCTCCGGCGGTT
This window of the Methylomusa anaerophila genome carries:
- a CDS encoding cytidylyltransferase domain-containing protein, yielding MLLYNKLLGIIQARMIFSRLPGKVLMPILGKPMLGLQFRKRLLEDTVYNTKQRKYPYV
- a CDS encoding UDP-glucose dehydrogenase family protein translates to MYKIVVAGTGYVGLVAGVCFAEVGHQVTCVDIDEKKVDMMKQGISPIYEADLEALMRKNYAAGRLDYTTDYAAAYKNPDAVFIGVGTPEQPDGSANLSYIASVARQIAENIEKDCLVVVKSTVPVGTNDKVEQFIKDFLVNDVKVEVASNPEFLAQGTAVRDTLQAARIIIGTESKWAEEMLMKIYEPFNLPIVSVSRRSAEMIKYASNDFLALKISYMNDIANLCELIGADIQDVARGMSFDQRIGSKFLNAGIGYGGSCFPKDTKALEYLAKQNGYELRTIKAAIDVNTDQKTILYTKASKRLITFNGLKVAVLGLTFKPGTDDLREAPSLENIPLLLAQGADIYAYDPVGMDNFKRKYPAGKNGRGSIQYADKVAEALEGANVCLIFTEWGEIKAVKPEAYKQLMRTPLVYDGRNIYEIKAMKDAGVEYYSIGRK
- a CDS encoding Txe/YoeB family addiction module toxin, encoding MNKVFTDIAWEDYLYWQTTDKKVLKKIHELIKDIERHGNEGLGKPEPLKYELEGLWSRRITPEHRLIYKFDDENIYILQCRGHYD
- a CDS encoding type II toxin-antitoxin system Phd/YefM family antitoxin, which gives rise to MLAVNYSSVRENFKTYCDKANNDFETIVITRKQGGNVVLLSEAEYNNIMENLFIRSNKKTYDRLLESMEQLKSGKAQTRKIIEDE
- a CDS encoding mannose-1-phosphate guanylyltransferase/mannose-6-phosphate isomerase — protein: MKIIILAGGGGTRLFPLSRTCMPKQFLKLGDDHSLLAQTVKRFLPLVKATDIVIVTNQDYLHHVKAELAACGTREAHILLEPEAKNTAPAIALAVRFCLDELGVTNDEVLFVSPADHIIEPVDVFIQSVRRAVELAGQGQLVTFGVKPTKPETGYGYIQAGEPFQAGYKVQSFREKPDRKTAEAYLAAGNYYWNSGMFAFTAGCMLEELERYQPEIFTLVSKPFAEVKNNFAAMPSISIDYAVAEKSARVLTVPLAAEWNDIGSWDAIYDVLPKDTEGNAIKGDCIPIDCNNTLMMGRSRLIAGIGLENLLVVETDDVIVVAKRGESQKVKDVVTELKRCGRKEVDEHTTMYRPWGSYTVLGEGPGYKMKKIVVNPGQQLSLQLHYHRSEHWIVIGGTAKATIGDNEQMVHENESVFVPQSTRHRLENPGRISLEIIEVQNGSYLEEDDIVRFEDIYGRS
- a CDS encoding phosphohexomutase domain-containing protein; translated protein: MSIDKFKRDAFKAYDIRGRVPDELNEAMAARIGMAFVKLLGAKKVVVGRDVRLSSEPLAQAVVKGLNDMGCDVLDIGLCGTEMVYFAASHLGADGGIMVTASHNPMDYNGLKLVREQSKPISGDTGLREMEELVVAGDLAAGCEVSRGKAANVDIMAEYVKHLMTYVNPAALKPLKIVVNAGNGCAGPVIDALEKLLPFEFIKVNHQPDGTFPNGIPNPLLVENREATAKVVRETGADLGVAWDGDFDRCFLFDEKGGFIEGYYIVGLLGAAFLRRFPGARIIHDPRLTWNTIEVVQAAGGLPVQSKTGHAFIKERMRREDAVYGGEMSAHHYFREFFYCDSGMIPWLIVVENLCHTGKTLSEMVAERMEKYPVSGEINRKVVDGQAVLKAIEEKYVTAGAIIDRTDGLSVEYTDWRFNLRMSNTEPLLRLNVESRGNRKLMEEKSSEILAVIEQFSGC